A window from Planococcus maritimus encodes these proteins:
- a CDS encoding sugar transferase — translation MFSLIKRFVDFTLSLLILASLSIIFLILCLIIKLDSKGPVFFKQKRIGKGKQEFHILKFRTMKTDAPKEMPTHLLDKPDAYITPVGSFLRKTSLDELPQLINILKGEMSLIGPRPALWNQYDLIAERDKYKANDVLPGLTGLAQISGRDELPIELKAKIDGEYVEKQNPKLDSEIFVKTVFSVLRSDGVKEGTGLSNKNL, via the coding sequence ATGTTCTCATTAATAAAACGTTTTGTAGATTTCACACTTTCACTGCTAATTCTCGCTAGCCTTTCTATCATCTTTCTTATTTTATGCTTGATTATTAAGTTGGATTCTAAAGGTCCGGTATTTTTTAAACAAAAGCGTATCGGTAAAGGCAAGCAAGAATTTCATATTCTGAAGTTCAGAACGATGAAAACAGACGCACCCAAAGAAATGCCTACTCATCTATTAGATAAACCAGATGCTTATATTACTCCGGTAGGCAGCTTTTTAAGAAAAACAAGTCTAGACGAACTTCCTCAGTTAATCAATATTCTTAAAGGTGAGATGAGTCTAATCGGACCGCGTCCAGCTTTGTGGAATCAATACGATCTTATTGCAGAGCGTGATAAGTATAAAGCTAATGATGTATTACCTGGACTAACAGGTTTAGCACAAATCAGTGGTCGGGATGAGCTTCCAATTGAACTGAAGGCTAAAATTGATGGTGAATATGTTGAAAAGCAAAATCCGAAACTTGATTCAGAAATCTTTGTGAAAACTGTTTTTAGTGTATTAAGAAGTGACGGTGTAAAAGAGGGTACAGGTCTTAGTAATAAAAACTTATGA
- a CDS encoding polysaccharide biosynthesis protein: protein MSLKNRMSLLIVVDSLIVFFSIFVGYYILYPYVDIFQNQFLLASALTIFIAHHVFAMYFGLYRKVWEYASVGELSSIVKAVTLSVVAVAVVQLIDRQDVLVRALVITWMLHVLLIGGSRLSWRMMRGRAFKLKSSDQELKRTMIVGAGKAGTLVARQLLNNPENGFLPVLFVDDDKNKHGLDIYDVRVVHGETKDINAIAKDNAIERIILAIPSLSKQESAELIKHCMDTGIKTQTIPLIEDVMTGKVSVTDIQDVKIEDLLGREEVKLDMNKIADQLTGKTILVTGAGGSIGSEICRQIARFGPKQLLLLGHGENSIYLIDMELRKAIGNETEIIPLIADIQDRERIIAIMDEYKPDVVYHAAAHKHVPLMEGNPMEAVKNNIYGTKNVAEASHMAGVKNFVMVSTDKAVNPPNVMGASKRFAEMIVQNLAKRSETTFVAVRFGNVLGSRGSVIPLFKKQIAIGGPVTVTHPDMTRYFMTIPEASRLVIQAGTLARGGEVFVLDMGDPVRIVDLAKNLIRLSGYSEEDIQINFSGIRPGEKMYEELLDSDEIQDKQVFPKIFIGVANPVAELELKYIMEKLHEMDDIELKELLVGLANRKNVETKKLVASSS, encoded by the coding sequence TTGTCACTGAAAAACAGAATGTCATTACTCATAGTAGTCGATTCATTAATCGTTTTCTTCTCCATCTTCGTCGGCTACTATATCCTCTACCCTTACGTAGACATCTTCCAGAACCAATTTCTCTTAGCAAGCGCCTTAACGATCTTCATCGCGCACCACGTATTCGCTATGTACTTCGGCCTATATCGAAAGGTGTGGGAATATGCCTCGGTCGGAGAACTTTCTTCTATTGTCAAAGCGGTAACTTTATCCGTTGTAGCAGTTGCGGTTGTGCAACTTATCGATCGCCAAGATGTGCTAGTTCGGGCACTCGTTATCACATGGATGCTTCACGTACTTTTAATCGGTGGATCTCGGCTTTCCTGGCGCATGATGCGCGGTAGAGCTTTTAAGTTAAAATCTTCAGATCAAGAGCTGAAGCGAACGATGATTGTAGGGGCGGGGAAAGCCGGCACGCTTGTTGCACGCCAACTATTAAATAATCCAGAAAACGGATTTTTACCAGTATTGTTCGTTGACGATGATAAAAATAAACATGGCTTAGATATTTACGATGTACGGGTCGTGCATGGCGAGACAAAAGACATCAATGCCATTGCAAAAGACAATGCGATCGAACGTATTATCCTCGCGATTCCTTCACTCAGTAAGCAAGAGTCTGCGGAATTGATTAAGCATTGTATGGATACTGGTATTAAAACGCAGACAATTCCACTTATTGAAGATGTCATGACTGGCAAGGTATCGGTAACAGATATTCAAGACGTGAAAATTGAAGATCTTCTTGGCCGTGAAGAAGTAAAACTGGACATGAATAAAATTGCCGATCAATTGACTGGTAAAACCATATTGGTGACTGGGGCAGGAGGATCGATTGGATCTGAAATTTGCCGTCAAATTGCGCGTTTCGGTCCAAAGCAACTTCTATTACTTGGACATGGTGAAAACTCCATTTACCTAATTGATATGGAGCTTAGGAAAGCTATAGGCAATGAAACTGAAATTATTCCTTTGATTGCAGACATTCAAGACCGTGAACGTATTATCGCAATCATGGATGAATACAAACCAGATGTTGTCTATCACGCCGCAGCTCATAAGCATGTTCCTTTAATGGAAGGGAACCCGATGGAAGCTGTGAAGAACAATATATACGGAACTAAGAATGTAGCAGAAGCATCGCATATGGCTGGAGTGAAAAACTTTGTCATGGTATCTACTGATAAAGCGGTCAACCCACCAAATGTGATGGGAGCCTCGAAGCGTTTTGCAGAGATGATAGTTCAAAATTTGGCTAAGCGCAGTGAAACTACTTTCGTGGCAGTTAGATTTGGTAATGTACTTGGATCACGTGGATCGGTTATTCCTTTATTCAAGAAACAAATAGCAATAGGCGGCCCTGTGACAGTAACACATCCAGATATGACTCGCTATTTTATGACGATACCTGAAGCATCCCGTTTAGTGATTCAGGCTGGAACTTTAGCACGTGGTGGAGAAGTATTCGTTTTAGATATGGGAGATCCAGTCAGAATCGTGGACTTAGCGAAAAACCTCATTCGCTTATCAGGTTACTCAGAAGAAGATATTCAGATTAACTTTTCAGGAATTCGTCCTGGAGAGAAGATGTATGAAGAACTTCTCGATTCAGATGAAATTCAAGACAAACAAGTTTTCCCGAAAATTTTCATCGGTGTAGCTAACCCGGTAGCTGAACTTGAGCTCAAATATATCATGGAGAAGTTGCATGAAATGGATGATATAGAACTTAAAGAATTGTTGGTTGGACTTGCTAACCGCAAGAATGTTGAAACTAAAAAACTAGTAGCAAGTAGTAGCTAA
- a CDS encoding tyrosine-protein phosphatase, giving the protein MIDTHAHILPALDDGAATMEQTKRLLDMAVEEHLTGIIATPHGHHPNFKTDIAALQIQLKAVKDYVKQAQLPLEIYSGQECRLSDKLPEWLANGEALTLAESRYVLLELPSSGIPVYTVPVIQQLITSGYIPIIAHAERNQGIIQKPERLKKLLIHGAMAQVTAGSLSGSFGKSIQKTALQLIDANLIHVYGSDVHSEDVRPFHFNAGLDVLEKKRHHNMIDILLENNERIILDQDLHVLEPQDIEKGKWWNIFA; this is encoded by the coding sequence ATGATTGATACGCATGCACATATTTTACCGGCGCTAGACGATGGCGCGGCAACAATGGAACAGACGAAGCGGCTATTAGATATGGCTGTCGAAGAGCATTTAACTGGCATTATCGCTACACCTCACGGACATCATCCTAACTTCAAGACCGATATAGCAGCGCTTCAAATACAGTTAAAAGCAGTAAAAGACTATGTGAAACAAGCGCAATTGCCGCTAGAAATTTACAGTGGGCAGGAATGTCGTTTGTCAGATAAGCTCCCAGAGTGGCTCGCAAATGGCGAAGCCTTGACCCTAGCAGAATCACGTTATGTACTACTTGAACTTCCATCATCAGGTATTCCTGTCTACACGGTGCCGGTCATCCAGCAACTGATCACCAGTGGGTATATCCCGATCATTGCCCATGCCGAGCGCAACCAAGGTATCATTCAAAAACCTGAGCGCTTGAAGAAATTATTGATTCACGGCGCGATGGCACAAGTGACAGCAGGGTCTTTGTCGGGCAGCTTCGGCAAAAGCATCCAAAAGACGGCCCTTCAGCTCATCGACGCTAACCTAATTCATGTATATGGATCAGATGTACATAGTGAAGACGTACGCCCCTTCCATTTCAACGCAGGACTTGATGTACTGGAAAAAAAGAGACACCACAATATGATCGACATATTATTAGAGAACAATGAACGAATCATCCTAGACCAAGACTTGCACGTTCTTGAGCCACAAGACATAGAAAAGGGCAAGTGGTGGAATATCTTTGCGTAA
- a CDS encoding CpsD/CapB family tyrosine-protein kinase — MAKKKQLQETARKVVTHTTPRSIVSEQFRTLRTNVNFASPDKDLRTIVVTSAAPGEGKSTTSANLATVFAQEGKTVLLVDGDMRKPTTHYTFHMPNTIGLSNVLTRQTTVENAIRPTKIERLDLMTCGPIPPNPAELLASNAMAMLIADLKKRYDMVIFDAPPVLSVTDGQVLANKCDGAIMVINSGSTEKEMAAKAKEAIEASNSKLIGAVLNNFELAKDSYYYQYYGTAE, encoded by the coding sequence ATGGCCAAGAAGAAACAACTGCAGGAAACCGCGCGTAAAGTCGTTACGCATACGACTCCTCGCTCAATCGTCTCAGAACAATTTCGTACCTTGCGAACAAATGTCAATTTCGCATCACCCGATAAGGATCTTCGAACAATTGTGGTGACATCCGCTGCGCCTGGTGAAGGGAAATCGACGACATCAGCGAACTTAGCAACAGTCTTCGCCCAAGAAGGAAAGACAGTCCTATTAGTGGATGGCGATATGCGCAAGCCGACCACGCATTACACTTTCCATATGCCAAACACAATTGGCCTATCCAACGTTCTAACGCGTCAAACTACCGTAGAAAATGCAATTCGCCCAACGAAAATTGAGCGATTAGATTTGATGACTTGCGGTCCAATTCCACCGAACCCTGCAGAGCTATTAGCATCAAATGCAATGGCCATGCTTATTGCTGATTTGAAAAAACGATATGATATGGTCATCTTCGATGCGCCGCCCGTCTTATCTGTAACTGACGGCCAGGTACTAGCCAATAAATGCGACGGAGCGATCATGGTAATCAACTCCGGCAGCACTGAAAAAGAAATGGCAGCCAAAGCTAAAGAAGCAATCGAAGCGTCCAATAGCAAATTGATCGGTGCCGTATTAAACAATTTTGAGCTCGCTAAAGATAGCTATTATTACCAATACTACGGCACCGCTGAGTAA
- a CDS encoding YveK family protein encodes MEETISLQDLFKTLKKNLGIIALTTILAITIAGAVSFLFLTPIYENSTQILVNQEQTEASQLTNQNIQTDLQLINTYSVIIKSPAILDQVIEQMNLDISAEALTQKITVNTAENSQVVNVIVRDEDPAQAVEIANTTAEVFESDVRELMNVDNVSILSPAVLKENPSPVEPNPILNMAIAAVVGLMLGVGIAFLREYLDTSMKTEQDIEDILGVPLLGVISPIKEEAKMQSAPSTNRRKRGNLNGQEETTAGNRA; translated from the coding sequence ATGGAAGAGACTATTAGCTTACAGGACTTGTTCAAGACATTAAAAAAGAACCTAGGAATTATTGCCCTGACGACGATTCTTGCAATCACAATTGCAGGGGCGGTTTCGTTCTTGTTCTTGACGCCGATTTACGAAAACTCAACACAAATACTGGTTAACCAAGAACAAACTGAAGCATCACAGCTGACCAACCAAAATATCCAAACCGATCTCCAGCTCATCAATACATATTCCGTGATCATTAAAAGCCCTGCCATTCTTGATCAAGTCATCGAACAGATGAATTTGGATATAAGTGCTGAAGCATTAACACAAAAAATTACGGTTAATACAGCAGAAAACTCGCAAGTGGTGAATGTCATAGTACGTGATGAAGATCCAGCCCAAGCGGTTGAAATCGCCAATACGACAGCAGAAGTGTTTGAAAGTGATGTTCGTGAGTTGATGAACGTCGATAACGTATCAATTTTATCACCCGCAGTGTTGAAAGAAAATCCAAGTCCGGTCGAACCGAATCCAATTTTGAATATGGCGATTGCGGCAGTAGTCGGATTGATGTTGGGCGTGGGTATTGCATTCTTGCGTGAATACCTCGATACCTCGATGAAAACAGAACAAGACATTGAAGACATTCTAGGTGTACCGTTACTAGGTGTGATCTCACCAATCAAAGAAGAAGCAAAAATGCAGTCAGCTCCATCTACTAATAGAAGAAAGCGAGGGAATTTGAATGGCCAAGAAGAAACAACTGCAGGAAACCGCGCGTAA
- a CDS encoding SGNH/GDSL hydrolase family protein produces the protein MKLYKLGGFVAVLVCLGILVYSYLSWQDKLQGAGTPEQVSSTTTETPNTKNETTQTESTSDNSVNIDLIANMDESVQDLFLQKNSDGESLQLLIAGSEALESGEPGYAERLKTSLEETYGDSIEVTIESVTGTSEALQYVDLTAGYDLALLEPLTLMNNDRLSIEEEREDVQAFTSRLEQENPDALVILHAPQPIFGAGYYRAQVQALEEFANLYGYPYIEHWDAWPDTDDIALKEHLTTDAVPNSKGAETWATELSNYFIAN, from the coding sequence ATGAAACTGTATAAATTAGGAGGGTTCGTTGCAGTCCTTGTCTGCCTAGGAATTCTTGTCTATTCTTACTTATCTTGGCAGGACAAACTACAAGGAGCAGGCACACCTGAACAGGTTTCAAGCACCACAACTGAAACCCCCAATACTAAAAATGAAACTACCCAAACTGAGTCAACTAGTGACAATTCTGTGAACATTGACTTAATCGCTAATATGGATGAATCAGTTCAAGACCTTTTTCTCCAAAAGAATTCAGACGGCGAGTCACTCCAATTGTTAATCGCCGGATCTGAGGCACTTGAATCAGGGGAACCCGGTTATGCGGAACGATTGAAGACGTCATTAGAGGAAACGTATGGTGATTCGATCGAAGTGACGATCGAATCTGTAACTGGAACTTCTGAGGCCCTCCAATATGTCGACCTGACTGCAGGCTACGACTTGGCATTGCTCGAACCGCTTACTTTGATGAATAATGATCGCCTTTCTATTGAAGAAGAACGCGAAGATGTACAAGCGTTCACGTCTCGACTAGAGCAAGAAAACCCAGACGCACTTGTCATTCTGCATGCTCCTCAGCCCATCTTTGGTGCTGGTTATTATCGTGCGCAAGTACAGGCACTCGAGGAGTTTGCCAATTTGTACGGCTACCCGTATATTGAACATTGGGATGCATGGCCGGATACAGATGATATCGCTTTGAAGGAACATTTGACTACCGATGCCGTCCCAAATAGTAAGGGCGCTGAAACTTGGGCAACCGAATTAAGCAATTACTTTATCGCGAACTAA
- a CDS encoding LCP family protein translates to MKKKRKWPKYLLIGFLLLLLVGGVYAYNVYSNFSTTLDTIHEPVDRKTPSVKRTDIVEFDEKDPFSVLLLGVDEREDDRGRSDTMVVMTINPATQSTKMVSIPRDTYTEIVGRGTTDKINHAYAFGGIEMSMDTTENLLDIPIDYVVQVNMEGFEDIVDAVDGVTVNNSLAFDGFQEGEIDLNGEEALDFVRMRYEDPRGDFGRQDRQKQVIQGVMKKGVSINSLWNYKDIFDALGQNVRTNMTFDDMVDVQRNYQDAVMNVDQMIVEDGYGETINGIWYYIMDDAELAEIQSTLKEHLELNDATE, encoded by the coding sequence ATGAAAAAGAAACGCAAATGGCCCAAGTACTTATTGATAGGCTTTTTACTGTTATTGCTTGTCGGGGGCGTTTATGCCTATAACGTCTACTCGAACTTCTCGACAACGCTTGATACCATCCATGAGCCAGTCGACCGCAAGACCCCATCCGTCAAACGGACAGACATCGTTGAGTTTGATGAGAAAGATCCGTTTTCGGTGTTGCTACTCGGTGTCGACGAACGAGAAGACGACCGCGGACGATCCGATACGATGGTTGTCATGACCATCAATCCGGCTACACAATCGACGAAGATGGTATCGATCCCGCGTGACACATATACTGAAATCGTAGGACGCGGCACAACAGACAAGATCAACCACGCCTATGCGTTCGGCGGCATTGAAATGTCGATGGACACGACAGAAAATCTTCTCGATATCCCAATTGACTATGTCGTCCAAGTCAATATGGAAGGTTTTGAAGATATCGTCGATGCAGTCGATGGTGTCACGGTGAACAACTCCCTGGCATTCGATGGCTTCCAGGAAGGCGAAATCGACTTGAACGGTGAAGAAGCATTGGATTTCGTCCGTATGCGCTACGAGGATCCACGTGGCGACTTCGGACGTCAAGATCGTCAAAAACAAGTAATCCAAGGCGTCATGAAAAAAGGCGTATCCATCAACAGTCTCTGGAACTACAAAGACATCTTTGATGCCCTCGGACAAAACGTTCGGACGAATATGACCTTCGATGACATGGTCGATGTCCAACGCAATTATCAGGATGCTGTCATGAACGTTGACCAGATGATCGTCGAAGACGGGTACGGCGAAACCATCAACGGCATTTGGTATTATATTATGGATGATGCAGAACTTGCGGAAATCCAATCGACGTTGAAAGAGCATCTGGAATTGAATGACGCCACCGAATAA
- a CDS encoding glycosyltransferase yields MISDEAINQPNTYKANGRLQKIALIHKHMKAGGVEALIVRMARWLSDNGYQVSVYLYSGGGPLLKHLQQIDGLKVIVRENGKEPPLALSVFNQLVRSEKYDLAYSFSPSSLLLSYALPAHVRLSGVYQPELYKLERNKKIIRALKTIDKDFHQKLVFMNPTVRRYTARALETEVPEQFMPPPIEQAAPESDYGSSHSRRIVSVGAIQAFTTHYAQVIELMEELIQIDPAFTYHIYGSGSDESRLRKSIRESEAKDHIFLHSKPHADRLEEVLRDSFCFIGSGAVMIQACSLGIPGITSRANDAEALSEGFFYQLPPYEVGESYWEAPDTYEIGELVKNLLVSENVYRKTAERCKFKARQFEIDVVMRDFINLANDKLQ; encoded by the coding sequence ATGATTTCAGATGAAGCGATTAACCAACCAAATACGTATAAAGCAAACGGACGGCTCCAAAAAATCGCCCTTATTCATAAACATATGAAAGCGGGGGGCGTTGAAGCCTTAATTGTCCGCATGGCACGGTGGCTGTCGGATAATGGCTACCAAGTAAGCGTCTATCTCTATAGCGGCGGCGGCCCGCTATTAAAGCATCTCCAACAAATCGACGGGCTGAAAGTCATTGTCCGTGAAAATGGCAAAGAACCGCCGCTCGCCTTATCGGTGTTCAACCAACTCGTACGTTCAGAGAAATACGATTTGGCCTATTCGTTCAGTCCGTCGAGTTTGCTGTTGTCATACGCCTTGCCGGCACACGTCCGCTTATCAGGCGTCTATCAGCCCGAATTGTATAAGCTTGAACGCAATAAGAAAATTATCCGTGCGTTAAAGACAATCGACAAGGACTTCCATCAGAAATTGGTGTTCATGAACCCAACGGTCCGTCGCTACACTGCGCGTGCACTCGAGACCGAAGTACCGGAACAATTCATGCCACCACCAATTGAACAAGCAGCACCGGAATCGGATTACGGCAGTTCGCATTCAAGGCGTATCGTCTCAGTCGGAGCCATTCAAGCGTTTACAACCCATTATGCGCAAGTCATTGAATTGATGGAAGAGTTGATTCAAATCGATCCAGCGTTCACTTACCATATATACGGGAGCGGGTCAGACGAATCTCGGTTACGGAAAAGCATTCGGGAATCCGAAGCGAAAGACCACATCTTTCTTCACTCGAAGCCCCATGCCGATCGCTTAGAAGAGGTGCTGCGCGACAGTTTTTGTTTTATCGGTTCAGGAGCAGTGATGATCCAAGCCTGCAGTTTGGGGATTCCGGGAATCACGTCGCGGGCAAATGACGCTGAAGCTTTATCAGAAGGTTTTTTTTACCAGCTGCCGCCTTATGAAGTAGGCGAATCGTATTGGGAAGCGCCGGACACGTATGAAATAGGCGAGTTGGTGAAAAATTTGCTAGTATCAGAAAATGTTTACCGAAAAACAGCAGAGCGCTGTAAGTTCAAAGCGCGTCAATTTGAGATTGATGTCGTGATGAGAGATTTTATTAATTTGGCGAATGACAAACTTCAGTAG
- a CDS encoding dTDP-glucose 4,6-dehydratase, translated as MRTMLVTGGNGFLGSRFIHELLTKYPAYQIVAIDHEAECVPELLRPLLACKRYAFHQVDIRNNEAVEQVFEQYDISEVAHFAAQTHVGESKRNPGLFAETNVLGTFHVLDAARKHWMNGPYESKAGFAASRFLHISTDQVYGPRAEGFADETHKYDPISPYAASKASSELMVSGFHESYGMDTVILQATNVFGPHQQDDKLIPIIMQKALSGSTIPVYSGGEDVHDWLYIDDFWRAADTVFHLGNAGETYLAAGTPLKTLEIVERLCKTLDRHFPGNDSYRSRIRFVEPAGGGKAPHRFAVVADKLNQQLEFTPKTDVDRGIQETIEWMLSKKRIWEVV; from the coding sequence ATGAGAACGATGTTGGTGACGGGAGGGAACGGTTTTTTAGGTTCGCGCTTTATCCATGAATTGTTGACTAAGTATCCGGCCTATCAAATAGTGGCGATTGACCACGAAGCGGAATGTGTCCCGGAGTTATTAAGGCCATTGCTGGCTTGCAAACGCTATGCGTTTCACCAGGTTGATATCCGCAATAACGAGGCGGTCGAGCAAGTATTCGAACAGTACGATATTAGCGAGGTCGCTCATTTTGCGGCCCAAACGCATGTCGGCGAATCGAAACGTAATCCGGGCCTCTTCGCAGAGACCAATGTACTCGGCACATTCCATGTACTTGATGCTGCTCGCAAGCATTGGATGAACGGTCCTTATGAATCGAAAGCCGGTTTTGCCGCTTCACGCTTTTTGCATATTTCGACAGATCAAGTCTACGGGCCGAGAGCTGAGGGGTTTGCAGATGAGACGCATAAATACGACCCAATCAGCCCGTATGCCGCAAGCAAGGCGAGTTCGGAACTGATGGTTAGCGGATTCCACGAAAGCTACGGGATGGATACGGTCATTTTGCAGGCAACGAATGTGTTTGGGCCTCATCAGCAAGACGATAAGCTCATTCCGATTATTATGCAAAAAGCACTCTCCGGCAGCACCATTCCGGTGTATTCGGGTGGCGAAGACGTCCACGACTGGCTATATATCGATGATTTTTGGCGTGCGGCGGATACTGTTTTCCATTTAGGGAATGCGGGAGAAACGTATCTTGCGGCAGGTACTCCGCTCAAGACACTCGAAATTGTTGAACGCCTTTGTAAAACGCTCGACCGTCATTTCCCGGGAAATGATAGCTACCGAAGCCGCATCCGCTTTGTGGAACCGGCAGGAGGGGGCAAGGCGCCTCACCGTTTTGCGGTAGTTGCTGACAAATTGAATCAGCAACTCGAGTTTACTCCTAAGACCGATGTTGATCGGGGAATCCAAGAAACAATCGAGTGGATGCTTTCCAAAAAACGAATCTGGGAAGTAGTATGA
- a CDS encoding bifunctional 2',3'-cyclic-nucleotide 2'-phosphodiesterase/3'-nucleotidase, translating into MSKKLSLTLAASVLALGSLTAGAPAIAAGDYHEVVKDKVPKTVKGNGQSYKERMDKWKKNGGKPKEVELQILGTSDLHTNFVNYDYYRDAKSNSLSLAKTGVLIEDAREENPNSLLFDNGDLIQGTPFGGYKVNVDPLEDDELHPAYAALESLDFDASTLGNHEFNFGLDYLDNALEEADFPVLNANVYDAETGENRFTPYTIMDKKVTDRKGKKHTIQVGVIGVVAPGIMSWDRAHLEGEVIAEDAADTVEKFIPEVKKAGADVVVVLSHSGMGDEVHTDKEDDITYQLTEVEGVDAIITGHNHDVFPGSFGDLENVDQEKGTINGVPVVMPGKFGSHLGVIDLTLEPRGKKWRITNGEAELRAIDSTTDEVAEQVIEAVKETHEGTVEYIRSPVGETTAPINSYFSLVQDDPSVQIVNNAQLWYAEQQIAGTANADLPLLSAAAPFKAGGRNGGDYYTNIETGEIAIKNVADLYVYDNTVFVLKLTGADVKEWLEMSAGQFKQIDTAATGEQRFIDDNYRTYNFDVIDGVTYDINITKPAKYDGEGAVVNGSAERIENLQYEGAAIDPNQEFLVVTNNYRASGNFPGVRNATESIDFAYENRQVLQDYILDAGTIDPSADGNWQFAPVAGNPNLVFETSNSAKSLAEREPAIQYIAVTQNGFAKYGYTIQ; encoded by the coding sequence ATGAGCAAGAAACTATCCTTGACGCTCGCCGCTTCGGTGCTTGCGCTTGGCAGTTTAACAGCAGGGGCTCCGGCGATTGCTGCAGGGGATTATCACGAAGTGGTGAAAGACAAAGTGCCCAAAACCGTGAAAGGCAACGGGCAAAGCTACAAAGAACGCATGGACAAATGGAAAAAGAATGGCGGCAAACCGAAAGAAGTAGAACTACAGATTCTCGGCACCTCTGATTTACATACAAACTTCGTCAACTACGATTACTACCGTGACGCTAAATCCAATTCATTATCGCTTGCGAAAACCGGCGTTTTGATCGAAGACGCACGCGAAGAAAACCCGAACAGTTTGTTGTTCGATAACGGCGACTTGATCCAAGGCACTCCGTTCGGCGGCTACAAAGTCAACGTCGACCCGTTAGAAGACGACGAATTGCATCCGGCATACGCCGCACTCGAATCGCTCGATTTTGATGCATCGACACTCGGCAATCACGAGTTCAACTTCGGCCTCGACTATCTCGACAATGCATTAGAAGAAGCGGATTTCCCAGTACTCAACGCCAATGTCTATGACGCAGAAACAGGTGAGAACCGTTTCACGCCGTATACGATCATGGACAAAAAGGTGACGGACCGTAAAGGCAAAAAGCACACGATTCAAGTCGGCGTCATCGGCGTTGTAGCGCCTGGCATCATGAGCTGGGACCGTGCGCATCTTGAAGGCGAAGTCATTGCAGAAGATGCAGCGGATACGGTGGAGAAATTCATTCCGGAAGTGAAAAAAGCGGGAGCGGATGTGGTGGTCGTCCTGTCCCACTCAGGAATGGGCGATGAAGTCCATACCGATAAAGAAGACGACATCACGTATCAATTGACCGAAGTGGAAGGCGTGGATGCGATCATCACCGGACATAACCACGACGTCTTCCCGGGATCGTTCGGCGACCTTGAAAATGTCGACCAAGAAAAAGGCACGATCAACGGTGTCCCGGTTGTCATGCCTGGTAAATTTGGTAGCCATCTTGGCGTCATCGATTTGACGCTCGAGCCGCGCGGCAAGAAATGGCGTATCACGAATGGCGAAGCAGAACTGCGCGCCATCGATTCCACGACGGATGAAGTAGCAGAGCAAGTAATCGAAGCAGTGAAAGAAACGCATGAAGGCACAGTGGAATACATCCGCAGCCCTGTCGGCGAAACGACAGCTCCGATTAATAGCTATTTCTCACTCGTGCAAGATGACCCATCTGTGCAGATCGTCAACAACGCACAACTATGGTACGCCGAGCAGCAAATCGCTGGAACGGCTAATGCCGATTTGCCACTACTGTCCGCTGCGGCACCATTTAAAGCTGGCGGGCGTAACGGCGGCGATTATTACACCAATATCGAAACCGGCGAAATCGCCATTAAAAACGTCGCAGACCTCTACGTCTACGACAACACCGTCTTCGTCTTGAAACTGACAGGCGCAGACGTCAAAGAATGGCTCGAAATGTCAGCTGGCCAGTTCAAGCAAATCGACACGGCTGCGACAGGCGAACAGCGATTCATCGACGATAACTACCGCACGTATAATTTTGATGTCATCGATGGTGTTACGTACGACATCAACATTACCAAACCGGCGAAATATGACGGGGAAGGCGCAGTGGTCAACGGAAGTGCTGAACGCATCGAAAACCTTCAATACGAAGGGGCAGCAATTGACCCGAACCAGGAATTCCTGGTCGTGACGAATAACTACCGTGCGAGCGGCAACTTCCCAGGTGTCCGCAATGCGACGGAATCAATCGACTTTGCGTATGAGAACCGCCAAGTGCTCCAAGACTACATTTTGGATGCCGGCACGATCGACCCATCGGCAGACGGCAACTGGCAGTTTGCGCCAGTCGCAGGCAACCCGAACCTGGTGTTCGAAACATCGAACTCAGCGAAAAGTTTGGCAGAACGCGAGCCAGCGATCCAGTATATCGCAGTGACACAAAACGGCTTCGCGAAATATGGCTACACGATCCAGTAA